The following proteins are co-located in the Deferribacter autotrophicus genome:
- a CDS encoding metallophosphoesterase family protein: MGCVRFIHFADLHIGRSLSFLRAHGDYELFKSVLHFISDLADKYDVSFFVLPGDIFNSTIIDYKFKFLFANFLKKNSNRRIYFLSGNHDPFENRFYDFFRNYDNFIIFDDNEITFYDEDEICVAGANLDFSLRSVNPLKKYDKGVFKKPTVFLMHSNFTGIVSDHENYLPVGFNDLIGFDVPFYLAMGHIHQFYLETVDNVTVSYPGSPLPVRINEVGEKYLNLVEFDGYNFLVKKIMTGIVIHEKELNVTEDDRLEDLYDKLSKIISDEFYYSVKIKGVANGSLKWELMEAKRDLLDEFTNIVDIADESLTALELKQIDKMGVFQKLLYEESIKDMEIFDESIKKLIKKYDIDFDYEKLKKNALSYLFANIADDE, encoded by the coding sequence TTGGGATGTGTAAGGTTTATTCATTTTGCTGACTTACATATTGGAAGAAGTTTATCTTTTTTAAGAGCTCATGGAGATTATGAGCTTTTCAAAAGTGTTCTTCACTTTATAAGTGATTTAGCGGATAAATATGATGTAAGTTTCTTTGTTTTACCGGGAGATATTTTCAACTCCACTATTATCGATTATAAATTCAAATTTCTTTTTGCAAATTTTTTAAAAAAAAATAGTAACAGACGTATTTATTTTTTATCCGGCAATCATGATCCTTTTGAAAACAGGTTTTATGATTTTTTTAGAAATTATGATAATTTTATAATTTTTGATGATAATGAAATTACATTTTATGATGAGGATGAAATATGTGTTGCCGGGGCTAATCTTGATTTTTCTTTAAGAAGTGTGAATCCTTTAAAGAAATATGATAAGGGAGTTTTTAAGAAACCCACTGTTTTTCTAATGCACTCAAATTTCACCGGAATTGTCAGTGACCATGAGAATTACCTCCCTGTCGGGTTTAATGATTTGATAGGATTTGATGTTCCTTTTTATCTAGCAATGGGGCATATTCATCAATTTTATCTTGAGACGGTTGATAATGTTACGGTCTCTTATCCTGGTTCACCTCTTCCCGTTAGAATTAATGAGGTAGGGGAGAAATATTTGAATCTAGTTGAATTTGATGGTTATAATTTTTTGGTAAAAAAGATTATGACAGGCATTGTAATTCATGAAAAAGAGCTGAATGTAACAGAAGATGACAGGTTGGAAGATCTTTATGATAAACTATCTAAAATTATTTCGGACGAGTTTTATTATTCTGTTAAAATAAAAGGTGTTGCAAACGGAAGTTTGAAATGGGAATTGATGGAAGCTAAAAGAGATTTGCTGGATGAATTTACGAATATTGTGGATATAGCAGATGAAAGCTTGACTGCTCTTGAGTTGAAACAGATTGATAAAATGGGAGTTTTTCAAAAATTGTTGTATGAGGAGTCTATAAAAGATATGGAAATATTTGATGAAAGTATAAAGAAGCTAATCAAGAAATATGATATTGATTTTGATTATGAAAAATTGAAAAAAAATGCTTTATCCTACTTATTTGCCAATATTGCGGATGATGAATGA
- a CDS encoding AAA family ATPase encodes MIVKKLNLNIENLLDVKFTFDNSVNVIYGENEAGKTTILTFFRYLFFPKEKKAKPWYISNFSADTVIQFYEEDYVINFDNNNLRVIPSERIFLNINELFDFESFKNSFAITQEELFKVEYFDLLKKKRELFLGVSGLSYSNNLSELFNSLRKDIDKLYKQRGRKPYINQLKDRLKSLEKEISEAKDEIQDVDSDLIRKKVLEEERQDYEKRIIGLKKEIENIRKLLTPFESYLEIRNKKQKYNGLSKEVIVDEQSFNNIKRLRKEMEEVERSIEEKVYRLSVLKGEIGKIDYDIKRDLLDKFKKGYFLYGDYDFDELFHKKEKLELEINNFFENVEFNIEELSIVEKKIKKLLNNYNSLKQNLELYNTEYEKKKGILTAVDENELKENLFRLKKKREKIRNLIDILREKEKILSRINELDEHLKDIDLEKLQDLNTKLRKFNNNPLVDFDEKEIEKIKSLLPKIKLISFSLILANILGLVFAIGKNISFLIVGLVLLFLISASSYFLYFRLLRKFKVFSYKEFLEYFNEFQNLKNLKNENIDDVLKKINEIEFLRKEKESLINKLKQFDDVVGDMETLDRELYEVEEEIDGLKQKLAGLKILKSEYDELVTNIEKVKMDLGRIELEIKSFGFNLEDEEKILLDIEKVKNLIAEKKKIDDLIVNINDFNRTVNSLKNELKLSDDISLDELAEFVEKVVTGQDYKLKLESEYNLTQSELVQLRIKFKNLQKNVKDIFVKFGVNSFDDMELGFENFKVLKGLKEEIKERVSTFEKRFGIEYEDYSKRVENISEIQLQNSLNEKMSEMEHLQRKLQEVAEEISRLDERINIYLNKDILHEKESELEKLKGEFKSKLEEFAVKNLSLKILENTLKRYEEEYQPELLQNSSKYFERFTNGRYKQIRTNIEGNLFVLSNDDRIKEIDELSAGTKDQLYLALRLGYIDLIDKKLKLPLFFDEVTANFDDEREQNFLETLEKISDDRQIFIFTCKRTLVSKLIERFSIFEL; translated from the coding sequence ATGATAGTTAAAAAATTAAATTTAAATATTGAAAATTTATTGGATGTTAAGTTTACTTTTGATAATAGTGTAAATGTGATTTATGGCGAGAATGAAGCCGGAAAAACTACAATTTTAACTTTTTTTAGGTATTTGTTTTTTCCGAAAGAAAAAAAAGCGAAACCATGGTATATTTCAAACTTTTCAGCAGATACTGTGATTCAATTTTATGAAGAGGATTATGTAATTAATTTTGATAACAATAATCTCAGAGTTATTCCTTCTGAAAGAATTTTCTTGAATATTAATGAATTGTTTGATTTTGAATCTTTCAAAAATAGTTTTGCTATCACTCAGGAAGAGCTATTTAAAGTGGAATATTTTGATTTACTTAAAAAGAAGAGGGAGTTGTTTTTAGGCGTCTCAGGTCTTTCTTATTCTAACAATTTGTCTGAACTATTTAATTCCTTAAGAAAAGATATTGATAAATTATATAAACAAAGAGGGAGAAAACCGTATATCAACCAGCTTAAGGATAGGTTGAAGAGTTTAGAGAAAGAGATAAGTGAAGCTAAAGATGAAATTCAGGATGTTGATTCTGATCTGATCAGAAAAAAAGTGCTTGAAGAAGAACGTCAAGATTATGAGAAGCGAATTATTGGTTTAAAGAAAGAGATAGAGAATATTAGAAAACTACTAACCCCTTTTGAAAGCTATCTTGAAATAAGAAATAAAAAGCAGAAATATAACGGGTTGTCAAAGGAAGTGATAGTTGATGAGCAAAGCTTTAATAATATAAAAAGGTTAAGAAAAGAAATGGAGGAGGTAGAGAGGTCAATTGAGGAGAAAGTCTATAGACTTTCTGTTTTAAAGGGTGAAATTGGGAAAATAGATTATGATATAAAAAGAGATTTACTTGATAAATTTAAAAAAGGTTATTTTTTGTATGGTGATTATGATTTTGATGAACTTTTTCACAAAAAGGAAAAACTAGAATTAGAAATAAACAATTTTTTTGAAAATGTAGAATTTAATATTGAGGAACTTTCGATTGTAGAGAAGAAGATTAAGAAACTGTTAAATAATTACAATTCTTTAAAGCAAAATCTTGAGTTGTATAATACAGAGTATGAAAAGAAAAAGGGTATTTTGACAGCTGTCGATGAGAATGAACTAAAAGAGAATCTATTTCGATTGAAAAAGAAAAGAGAAAAAATAAGAAATTTGATTGACATACTTCGGGAGAAAGAAAAAATTTTAAGTAGGATTAATGAACTGGATGAACATTTAAAAGATATTGATTTAGAAAAACTGCAAGATTTAAATACAAAACTTAGAAAGTTTAATAACAATCCTTTGGTTGATTTTGATGAAAAGGAAATCGAGAAAATAAAAAGTTTATTGCCAAAAATAAAGTTGATAAGTTTTTCCCTTATTTTAGCAAATATTTTAGGTTTGGTATTTGCAATCGGTAAAAATATTAGTTTTCTAATTGTGGGATTAGTTCTGTTGTTTTTAATTTCTGCATCAAGTTATTTTTTATATTTTAGGTTATTAAGAAAATTTAAGGTATTTTCATATAAAGAGTTTTTGGAATATTTTAATGAATTTCAGAATCTTAAGAATTTAAAAAATGAAAACATCGATGATGTTCTAAAAAAAATAAATGAGATTGAATTTCTGAGAAAGGAGAAAGAATCTTTAATAAATAAGTTGAAGCAGTTTGATGATGTTGTGGGAGATATGGAAACGTTAGATAGAGAGCTTTATGAGGTGGAAGAGGAAATTGACGGATTAAAGCAAAAATTGGCTGGGTTGAAGATTTTGAAAAGTGAGTATGATGAATTAGTTACAAATATTGAGAAAGTAAAAATGGATTTGGGAAGAATAGAGTTGGAAATTAAAAGTTTTGGGTTTAATCTGGAAGATGAAGAAAAGATTTTATTGGATATAGAGAAGGTAAAAAATTTAATTGCCGAGAAGAAAAAAATTGATGATCTCATTGTTAATATAAATGATTTTAATCGTACTGTTAATAGTTTAAAAAATGAATTGAAGCTTAGTGATGATATAAGTCTTGATGAATTAGCCGAATTTGTAGAAAAAGTGGTAACAGGGCAGGATTACAAGTTGAAATTGGAAAGTGAATATAATTTAACCCAAAGTGAATTGGTGCAGTTGAGAATAAAATTTAAAAATTTGCAAAAGAATGTAAAAGATATTTTTGTTAAATTTGGAGTGAATAGTTTCGATGATATGGAACTTGGTTTTGAGAATTTTAAGGTGTTAAAAGGCTTAAAGGAGGAAATAAAAGAGCGTGTTTCCACTTTTGAAAAGCGTTTTGGTATTGAGTATGAAGATTATTCAAAAAGAGTGGAAAATATTTCTGAGATACAGCTACAAAATTCTTTAAATGAAAAAATGAGTGAAATGGAACATTTGCAAAGAAAATTGCAAGAAGTGGCTGAAGAGATCAGTAGATTGGACGAAAGGATCAATATTTATTTAAACAAGGATATTCTCCATGAAAAAGAGAGTGAACTTGAGAAGTTAAAGGGTGAGTTTAAAAGTAAGCTGGAAGAGTTTGCTGTAAAAAATCTTTCTTTGAAAATTTTGGAAAATACATTGAAAAGGTATGAAGAAGAATATCAGCCTGAATTATTGCAAAACAGCTCAAAATATTTTGAAAGGTTTACTAACGGTAGATATAAGCAAATTCGAACAAATATAGAGGGTAATCTTTTTGTTTTGAGTAATGATGATAGGATAAAGGAGATAGATGAGTTATCTGCTGGGACGAAGGATCAGCTTTATCTTGCATTGAGGCTTGGATATATTGATTTGATTGATAAAAAATTGAAGTTACCTCTGTTTTTTGATGAAGTTACGGCAAATTTTGATGATGAAAGAGAGCAAAACTTTTTGGAAACATTGGAAAAAATAAGTGATGATAGACAGATTTTCATTTTTACTTGTAAAAGAACATTAGTTTCAAAACTTATTGAGAGATTTTCTATTTTCGAGCTTTAA
- a CDS encoding AAA family ATPase, whose product MKFKRLILNGFKSFVDKTIIDFPEGITCVVGPNGSGKSNILDAIRWVFGEQSPKELRGNNMEDVIFAGSENRKPAGFCEVTLVVSDVSEEIAEKWGTLSEISISRKYYRTGEREYLINGRKCRLKDIKELFYDTGIGARSISIIEQGRVEKIIQASPEELRLFFDEVAGVTKFKERKKEALNRLSHTKENLLRLADILGEVEKNKNVLEIQVKKLERYREIKQRLDFLEKEYLSNNFVKVKSDYTNLLTDLNDKKVTLSTKKNELQTLESELKSNKNILSEKRGTYSKVTDSIIELNNNISKIENEIAILKNNIESASRRKEGLRREIREGEEKLKELSYKKSEILKQLEDIEKNREQLSNQISEKEEVIEEFKLKIETLKDELDEFDSQFLDLNDAITEKRNQIIKLETEIDSAKRQIKGKEAEFVGLLEELNKNKENISSLEKELSDIEEDKNIYEDKLSLIQNELIAVEKDISQLNEKIKEKTILKNSLEKELKILTTQLDKYTFGQDKVSSDLKEIQKGYITDFIKGMDDEVKLEFGDIVVFADEDKDKVFELIGKMQNGIRFTFVSMLEEIEKNIIGLDSQKIDDSLICVNKIYRKMGKDDKSIMIKEIRERISQIENELKQVNESIDIMGKNLEERQKKLDNLKSEHEKFTKVINEKKLVYERKSAELSNLRNYIEKAEKSIAIVEKEKEILQNSIDAAEKEILGLKGDIETKAERLREIENQKDDVEGELEFYEEKIDLEKGELTDLLVEKRGLDESFNSLNRELRYFEKELNSTLNQIKAKQERLKKLLTVDITNWEESLNEKKEKKTLLEKEKHNVLMQKDMLEAEINELEQNVNTSETAIAKKRGEIEAIEREVYDIEIKLAGLQTKLSNIRDQFYNSFGLNIETVCEEYISESFSVRKNRDEYKGLQEEVENLGPLNMAAEDEYKSLVERYEFLSKQREDLEKSIESIQNLINEIDETTVSRFKTTFEHVRQNFQDVFKTLFGNGKAELKLTQPENILETGVEIFVQPPGKKLTNMNLLSGGEKAMTACTLLFAMFLYKPTPFCFLDEVDAPLDEANIDRFLKIVRKLSKDTQFVIITHNQKTMSDADSLYGITMEEPGVSKVLSVRMENV is encoded by the coding sequence ATGAAATTTAAAAGATTGATATTAAACGGATTTAAATCTTTTGTGGATAAAACAATAATCGATTTTCCCGAAGGTATTACCTGTGTAGTGGGTCCCAACGGTAGTGGTAAAAGTAATATTTTAGATGCCATCAGGTGGGTTTTTGGAGAACAAAGCCCAAAAGAGCTGCGTGGCAATAATATGGAAGATGTCATTTTTGCAGGTAGTGAAAACAGAAAACCTGCAGGTTTTTGTGAAGTGACACTGGTTGTTTCGGATGTCTCTGAGGAGATAGCTGAAAAATGGGGGACACTGTCGGAAATTTCCATTTCCAGAAAATATTATAGGACAGGTGAGCGAGAATATCTCATCAATGGTAGAAAATGTAGGTTAAAGGATATAAAGGAGCTTTTTTACGACACCGGGATTGGCGCAAGAAGTATATCTATTATTGAGCAGGGAAGGGTGGAAAAGATAATTCAAGCATCTCCTGAGGAGTTGCGATTGTTTTTTGATGAAGTTGCAGGAGTAACCAAATTTAAAGAGAGAAAGAAGGAAGCTTTGAACAGGTTATCCCATACAAAAGAGAATTTGCTTCGTCTTGCCGATATCCTTGGTGAAGTGGAAAAGAATAAGAACGTTTTGGAAATTCAGGTTAAAAAGCTGGAAAGATACAGAGAGATAAAGCAAAGATTGGATTTTTTGGAAAAAGAATATTTATCCAACAATTTTGTTAAAGTGAAATCTGACTATACAAATTTGTTGACTGACTTAAATGATAAAAAAGTTACTTTGAGTACCAAAAAAAATGAATTGCAGACATTAGAAAGTGAACTGAAAAGCAATAAAAATATATTATCAGAAAAAAGAGGAACTTATTCTAAGGTTACTGACTCAATTATTGAACTTAATAATAATATTTCGAAAATAGAAAATGAGATTGCTATTTTGAAAAATAATATTGAAAGTGCCAGCAGGAGGAAAGAAGGATTAAGGCGGGAAATACGAGAGGGTGAAGAGAAACTAAAAGAGTTGAGTTATAAGAAAAGCGAAATTCTAAAGCAGCTTGAGGATATTGAAAAGAATCGTGAACAACTTTCTAATCAAATTAGTGAAAAGGAAGAGGTTATTGAAGAATTTAAATTAAAAATAGAAACATTAAAGGATGAACTGGATGAGTTTGATAGCCAGTTTTTGGATTTGAATGATGCAATTACCGAAAAAAGAAACCAAATAATTAAGCTTGAGACCGAGATTGATTCTGCAAAACGTCAGATAAAAGGGAAAGAGGCAGAATTTGTTGGATTATTGGAGGAACTGAATAAAAATAAAGAGAATATAAGTTCTCTTGAAAAAGAGCTTTCTGATATTGAGGAAGATAAAAATATTTATGAAGATAAGTTGAGTTTGATACAGAATGAACTTATAGCCGTTGAAAAAGATATTAGCCAGTTGAATGAGAAAATAAAAGAAAAGACGATCTTGAAAAATTCTCTTGAAAAAGAATTAAAAATTTTAACTACGCAACTTGATAAGTATACCTTTGGGCAGGATAAGGTAAGTTCTGATCTTAAGGAAATTCAGAAAGGTTATATTACAGATTTTATTAAAGGGATGGATGATGAGGTTAAACTTGAGTTTGGCGATATAGTTGTTTTTGCTGATGAGGATAAGGATAAAGTTTTTGAGTTGATTGGGAAAATGCAAAATGGAATTAGATTCACTTTTGTTTCCATGTTAGAGGAGATTGAGAAAAATATTATAGGCCTGGATTCCCAAAAAATTGATGACTCGCTAATCTGTGTAAACAAAATATACAGGAAAATGGGGAAAGATGATAAATCTATAATGATTAAGGAGATTAGAGAAAGGATTTCGCAGATTGAAAATGAGTTAAAACAGGTTAACGAATCTATTGATATAATGGGAAAAAATTTAGAAGAGAGGCAGAAGAAGCTGGACAATTTAAAGTCTGAGCATGAGAAATTTACTAAAGTTATAAATGAAAAGAAATTGGTTTATGAAAGAAAATCTGCAGAACTTTCAAATCTTAGAAATTATATTGAAAAAGCTGAGAAATCTATCGCTATAGTAGAAAAGGAAAAAGAAATTTTACAAAATTCCATCGATGCTGCTGAAAAAGAGATTTTAGGGTTGAAAGGTGATATTGAGACGAAAGCGGAAAGATTAAGAGAGATTGAAAATCAGAAGGATGACGTTGAAGGAGAGCTTGAATTTTATGAAGAGAAAATTGATTTAGAAAAAGGTGAACTTACAGATTTACTGGTGGAAAAAAGAGGTTTGGATGAATCTTTTAACTCTTTAAATAGAGAATTGCGTTATTTTGAAAAAGAGTTAAACTCAACATTGAACCAGATTAAAGCAAAACAGGAGCGATTGAAAAAACTTTTGACCGTAGACATTACAAACTGGGAAGAAAGCTTGAATGAGAAAAAGGAGAAAAAAACATTATTGGAAAAAGAAAAGCATAATGTTTTGATGCAAAAAGATATGTTGGAAGCCGAAATAAATGAATTGGAACAGAATGTAAATACAAGTGAAACAGCAATTGCTAAAAAGAGGGGAGAGATTGAGGCAATTGAAAGGGAAGTCTACGATATTGAGATTAAACTTGCCGGTTTGCAGACGAAATTATCGAATATCAGGGATCAGTTTTATAATAGCTTTGGGCTTAATATTGAAACCGTATGTGAGGAGTATATTAGCGAGAGTTTTAGTGTCAGGAAAAACAGGGATGAATATAAGGGGTTGCAGGAAGAGGTAGAAAATTTGGGCCCACTAAATATGGCTGCGGAAGATGAATACAAGTCTTTGGTTGAGCGTTATGAATTCTTAAGTAAACAGAGAGAAGACCTTGAAAAATCCATTGAGAGTATTCAGAATTTGATAAATGAAATTGATGAAACCACTGTGAGTAGATTTAAAACCACCTTTGAGCATGTGCGTCAAAATTTTCAAGATGTATTTAAAACCCTTTTTGGTAACGGTAAAGCTGAGTTGAAACTCACTCAACCTGAAAATATTCTTGAAACAGGTGTTGAGATTTTTGTTCAACCGCCTGGTAAAAAGTTGACAAACATGAATCTGTTATCCGGTGGAGAAAAGGCTATGACTGCCTGCACACTACTTTTTGCCATGTTTCTTTATAAGCCTACACCGTTTTGTTTCCTTGATGAAGTAGATGCCCCTCTTGATGAGGCCAATATTGATAGATTTTTGAAAATTGTAAGAAAGTTGTCAAAAGATACACAGTTTGTCATCATTACTCATAATCAAAAAACTATGAGTGATGCTGATTCCCTTTACGGGATAACAATGGAAGAACCAGGAGTCTCAAAGGTTCTATCTGTGAGAATGGAAAATGTTTAG
- the ftsY gene encoding signal recognition particle-docking protein FtsY — MGFFDIFKKKKKDEKIEEEKVEVLETEEEAKDDEVAAKEDLNSEEKKEVVVEIVSETNVRQEDTSENEDEKQSFFKRLKEGLSKTSNKLVGGIETIFFGKKEIDEDLLEELEELFVTSDVGVNTTLKIIDEVRDEVSRKVLKNPEELKNSIKDKIFNILSLDNSLKQVDEKPYVILVVGVNGVGKTTTIAKLAKMFKDEGLKTVLAAGDTFRAAAIDQLQIWADRVGVPVIKQKEGSDPAAVIYDAVVSAKAKGYDVLIADTAGRLHTKFNLMNELKKIVRVIKKEMPEAPHEILLVLDATSGQNAVSQAKIFSEAVGVTGIVLTKLDGTAKGGVIVGIVDELKIPVKFIGFGEKMDDLKPFDAKTFVDALFETEW; from the coding sequence ATGGGCTTTTTTGATATTTTTAAGAAAAAGAAAAAAGATGAAAAAATAGAAGAGGAGAAAGTTGAAGTTTTAGAAACGGAAGAAGAAGCAAAAGATGATGAGGTAGCAGCGAAAGAAGATTTAAATTCTGAAGAAAAGAAGGAAGTTGTTGTGGAAATTGTTTCCGAAACAAATGTTAGACAAGAAGATACTTCAGAAAATGAAGATGAGAAGCAATCTTTTTTTAAACGCTTAAAGGAAGGATTAAGCAAGACTTCCAATAAACTTGTGGGTGGAATTGAAACCATATTCTTTGGAAAAAAAGAGATAGATGAGGATTTGCTTGAAGAGTTGGAAGAGTTGTTTGTTACTTCCGATGTGGGGGTTAATACTACTTTGAAAATTATTGATGAGGTTAGAGATGAAGTTTCGAGAAAAGTTTTAAAAAATCCAGAAGAGTTAAAAAATTCGATAAAAGATAAAATCTTTAATATCTTAAGCTTGGATAACTCCTTAAAACAGGTTGATGAAAAGCCTTACGTTATCCTTGTGGTGGGAGTTAACGGTGTAGGTAAAACTACAACCATTGCCAAGCTTGCAAAAATGTTTAAGGATGAAGGGTTGAAAACTGTTTTGGCTGCCGGAGATACGTTCAGGGCTGCAGCCATTGATCAGTTGCAAATCTGGGCTGATAGAGTAGGTGTTCCTGTTATTAAACAGAAAGAAGGCAGTGATCCGGCTGCGGTTATTTATGATGCCGTAGTATCTGCAAAGGCTAAAGGGTATGATGTGTTGATTGCCGATACTGCTGGAAGATTGCATACAAAGTTTAATCTTATGAATGAACTTAAAAAAATTGTGAGGGTTATTAAAAAGGAGATGCCTGAAGCTCCACATGAGATTTTGCTCGTTTTAGATGCAACATCCGGGCAAAATGCAGTTAGTCAGGCAAAGATTTTTAGTGAGGCTGTAGGGGTTACAGGTATAGTACTTACAAAACTTGATGGGACTGCAAAAGGTGGAGTGATTGTAGGGATTGTGGATGAGTTAAAAATACCTGTGAAGTTTATCGGATTTGGTGAAAAGATGGATGATTTAAAGCCTTTTGATGCTAAAACTTTTGTGGATGCTCTTTTTGAGACTGAGTGGTAG
- a CDS encoding SPL family radical SAM protein produces MIYVDKASLNSIPVKIIEKKGIPFEVISENDYSEIEDKKSNILITSSLNKFVHPCPATKNYRCCNYQVVDAIEGCPYDCKYCILQVYLNHEYIKIYSDLEVIKKEILELNSRGRFRLGTGELSDSLALDNIFEFSKFYADIVNNLENIQFEFKTKSKNIENLLNLNPKNIVVSWSLNPDFIVEKEEIRAAPLSERINAAKMCAEAGFKVSFHFDPLIYYENFEKGYSDVIEMLFENIPEKSVEFISVSTFRFIPELYERVREKFGETILFENNFIVAGDGKMRYFKGLRVNMLRFVIEKIRSYWKDVFIYFCMEQKEIWDKLMNFDPGEREQFEKNFPWYCCS; encoded by the coding sequence ATGATTTATGTTGATAAAGCTTCTTTAAATTCAATACCTGTAAAGATTATCGAGAAGAAAGGTATCCCTTTTGAGGTTATTTCTGAGAACGATTATAGTGAAATTGAGGATAAAAAGAGTAATATCCTTATTACGAGTAGCTTAAATAAGTTTGTACATCCTTGTCCGGCAACAAAAAATTATAGATGTTGCAATTATCAGGTGGTTGATGCCATTGAAGGTTGTCCATATGACTGCAAATATTGTATTTTGCAGGTGTATCTCAATCACGAATACATCAAAATATATTCCGATCTTGAGGTTATTAAAAAGGAAATTTTAGAACTAAATAGCAGGGGTAGATTTAGGCTTGGCACTGGAGAATTGTCAGATAGTTTGGCTCTTGACAATATTTTTGAGTTTTCAAAATTTTATGCTGATATTGTGAATAATCTTGAAAATATACAGTTTGAGTTTAAAACAAAATCAAAAAATATTGAAAACTTATTAAATTTAAACCCTAAAAATATTGTAGTATCCTGGAGCCTAAATCCTGATTTTATTGTAGAAAAAGAAGAGATTAGAGCTGCCCCCCTTTCTGAAAGGATAAATGCAGCAAAGATGTGTGCAGAAGCAGGTTTTAAAGTGTCTTTTCATTTTGATCCTTTAATCTATTATGAGAATTTTGAAAAAGGGTATTCGGATGTGATTGAGATGCTTTTTGAAAATATACCTGAAAAATCAGTGGAATTTATTAGTGTTTCTACTTTTAGATTTATTCCTGAGTTGTATGAAAGGGTTAGAGAAAAATTTGGTGAGACAATACTTTTTGAAAACAATTTTATTGTAGCCGGTGATGGTAAGATGAGGTATTTTAAGGGGTTAAGAGTTAATATGTTGAGATTTGTCATAGAAAAGATTAGAAGTTATTGGAAAGATGTTTTTATATATTTTTGTATGGAACAAAAAGAGATATGGGATAAGCTGATGAATTTTGATCCTGGTGAGAGGGAGCAGTTCGAAAAAAATTTTCCGTGGTATTGCTGTAGTTAG
- a CDS encoding ROK family protein: MTTAVRGEVAVFDIGGTNTKFAVFNSKREILSKEVVKTPSSYDELLSLIREKKINRVDVVVLGLPAVIDYSNYKVIYAPNIDYLTNKDLVRDLNLENVLIENDANLAALGEYHTFWKDSSSMLMVTIGTGVGGGLILDGKLLKSKFSVAEIGHINVENDGRVCGCGNRGCLEAYCGKKGILTTYEILGGAKYNSINKIYAEAKQGKLIASLTFRQFAHYLSIGLVSALNVVYVENIVIGGGISHFGDIFFKDLIKFFNSKIYPPYKKSVIISIANLKNDAALFGGFYYAKESNFLLDNNSTNHSK; the protein is encoded by the coding sequence GTGACAACTGCTGTAAGAGGTGAAGTTGCTGTATTTGACATTGGGGGTACAAATACTAAATTTGCTGTTTTTAACAGTAAAAGAGAAATTTTATCTAAAGAAGTTGTCAAAACACCATCAAGTTATGATGAGTTGTTATCATTGATTCGTGAAAAAAAAATAAATAGAGTGGATGTGGTTGTTTTAGGTTTGCCGGCTGTAATTGATTACAGCAATTATAAAGTTATTTATGCACCAAATATTGATTATCTCACAAATAAAGATTTGGTGAGAGATTTAAACTTGGAAAATGTCTTGATTGAAAATGATGCCAATCTTGCTGCTCTTGGCGAATATCATACTTTTTGGAAAGATAGTTCAAGTATGCTTATGGTTACCATTGGTACGGGAGTCGGAGGCGGTTTAATACTTGACGGTAAACTATTGAAATCAAAATTTTCAGTGGCTGAGATAGGGCATATAAATGTTGAAAATGATGGAAGAGTTTGCGGATGTGGTAACAGAGGATGTTTAGAGGCATATTGTGGCAAAAAGGGGATTCTTACAACCTATGAGATTTTGGGGGGTGCAAAATATAATTCAATAAATAAGATTTATGCCGAAGCTAAGCAGGGAAAGCTTATAGCTTCATTAACATTTAGACAATTCGCTCACTATCTGTCAATAGGTTTGGTATCTGCTTTGAATGTTGTTTATGTGGAAAATATTGTTATTGGTGGCGGAATTTCCCATTTTGGAGATATATTTTTCAAAGATTTAATAAAATTTTTTAATTCAAAAATATACCCACCGTATAAAAAAAGTGTTATAATAAGTATTGCTAATCTTAAAAATGACGCGGCCCTTTTTGGAGGATTCTATTATGCTAAAGAAAGTAATTTTCTTCTTGATAATAATAGCACTAATCATTCCAAATAA